The Cryptomeria japonica chromosome 6, Sugi_1.0, whole genome shotgun sequence genomic interval tttgtcatgttattacattcaacatttgtgatcatatcTAAAGAGTATGCATCATCAATCTTCTATCAACCATTGCAGATCTAAGATATGTCTTCTAGCATTTactttattttttacatttttatttcaatttaattGAAGGATAATCCCTAAACTAGTGTCTTACCCAAGGAAACCCCCTATCCAcaatcattttctctctttttgcaTATAAGAAATCGATTTAGGAGTTGCGATCAAAGATTCCAATAGAATAGACAACAACAAATAGGTTCAACTCTTACAAGTGTGCAAATAAAATTACCAAGTAGTTCCCACTGCCCCAAACTCAAGAATTCAACTTGATCTTTTGAAAGTGAATTTTGTGCATCTTCTTGATCCAAAAAACATCTCGCTTTTCTACCTAGAAGTTGCAAGACCAGGGCACCCTACCCTCTTGGACCGATCAATTTGGCCTAAATTTTTAACTACAGGTTCTAATCCTTTCTCATATTAGATCATTGTTTGTAGCTCTGTGTTAAGTTTGGAATATTTTGTCATTACTATTTTGGTTCAATTCTCTATTATTTTGCCCTAGAACTTGTACAACTTCAAATACAATTTCAACTTAACTCAAGAAGGAACACCAATCTGAGCTGCATTCAATCTCTTATAGAGTTGGATCAAATAGATTAATCTTTCTTAATTTTGGTGTGGATCTTAGTGGCCTTATCAAGTAAAGCCCTAAAATTCCACCACATAATAGACCCATTTTTTGGATATCctatatttttttcctaaaatcacatatttttaaaaactataatgatttaagccttgagaagttccatttaaaatattttaattgaataGGATTAGATCAAACCACCTTAGATCAAACCCTCTTTGATAGAACCCCTCTAGTCTTAAATCATGCCTGCAATGGAGTCTCTTTTACACCTATCAAAATGCTGACAAATCTACTTTTTCTTGCATTTGTCATAATTTTCTCTAAAGCTATGGTTTCCTTAGAAGTCATGTTTTGCACTTACGTAACCCTTATTATAAGTTTTGCAAAAAACATAATTTTGAATATATTCAATTTTATTATTCTATTTATTCttatttcatatgaatattttttcACTAAACATTAAAGTTTTtgtttcacacatgtggaaaaataaatatatattttttaaatttaaatataaaatttagttttttagtacaggttttatttaatttaatttattgctttatttaatagaatttattttaatttgaaataaaatatactaaacattttattgatttctatttatatagagagagtaatataattaaaaaatttaaatatttaatttgagaatTCTTATTATAATTGCAAGTTTACCAAACTAAGTACAACCATGCATTGCTAATACTACACATGGAGTCCAgctatttaatttagttttatttgaattatttaatttcatgCAATAATAACTAGACATAGtcgaataaaattaaatattaagctTATTCTAACTTATTACAATACTacatatggaatttattttaatttaagttatttaatttcattttatttatttattttaatgtatgatatttaatttattttaatttaagttatttaatttgatttaggttatttgattttaatttaattttaattattataatttattttattttattttatttaaattattattttattttatttatattaatttgaaataaaatctagtaaatattttaatttttttctatttatttatatagagtaatataatgaaaattttaaatatttaatttgagaacTCTTACTATAAGTGGTTGATGGAattaaagttatttaaattattttttatttaaataatagtagaactaattgtaattatgatgggtgtcaattttaatcatagggGGTTTTTAGTCAGGatatctatcaatccattatgtgagtataaAACGCCTCTCAAGATAAACAAAAAATAGTAATATCTTAATAACAATTCAATATTGACtgcaatatcataatataataatagtttaatattagttacaatatataatataattattttttaattgaaataattaaaattaaaatagaaaccataacataataaaatttaagctaatcaattttatcaattgtttaagaattaaaaataaaaataataatttaaatattttttgtagCAACTGTTTGTATTATTTCTTGGTTTCCTCACCATACATTAGTATTTTACAACCGATTTACTACTTAAACTACTCATGTAAGAGCTTTGATGTAAAACTTTTAGTTTTGATGGTGTCATTTATGAGCTACTCTATGAGTTGGactaaaattccaaaaaaatatattttaaactattGCTTCCCACCCCATGTGGTTGATGGGAGAGAAATGGAAACATATGCATGGAGCAGATGCATTAAAATGCAACACCAAGATGAAGAGAATAAGATGCAAGACTTCCCCTTGCATTTGAATGCATGAATTCCTTATATATTTAGAACAATTTGCTTATGGTTTGTTTGAAACAATGAAGCCTTTATAACACAATAATCCAACCATCTTTCTATTAACTATCGTGTGAATTTCCAAGGCAACTTCCCTTCATGAGGTGAGCATTATTGAGCTTAGTTTGAGTAAATAGGTTTGTGGTATATTCATCTGCATATTGGAAATTGGTTGTAAGTAGACTATTGCTTTCATGGTAAATTCTCTCCATTCCGCATGGTGTGTGGTgaatatttttcttttgatttgtGAATTATGAATCCAGATTTTGCACACATGCTTATTAAATTATCATGTAGTATAtattttctttgacatatttgttttatctttgttttttattaagggaaaataggttttgaagggcccctgaaaccaacaagatagaacaaccaaaaaaaaatagaGACTAATCCACAAGACAAGAGGTAACCCATGAAATTACACTCACATGACAACACAATTTGTGCAGTTTGTTTATcaacatattattttttattagattgtAATTTTTTTCCTATTAGATTGTAATTTTTTTCCTTTCTCTCATTCTTTGTTACAAATGTATCTTTATATGGTTTgctttaagaataattaaatgttTTCAATAGTTTCATGTATTtgtatatacaattttttttttttctggggGGGGTTTACACTTAAATTTGGTGGATTTaatttttttggatcaaattttgcaAACTCTATGACTTAGGTTGCATGTATTGAAACCTACAAAAGAAAGTATGCAATAACACATTTATATACATATGGATATAGTATTCATTCCATATTCGAGAGTATTGTATCTAGTATCTGATAGGTTGTTACATGTATCCAAATAGTGGAGGGGAATGATCTGGTAACTCTATTGGTAGCTCTAGTCTGAGTATTTGCTTTCAGTGATAGCTAGCTTAAAAATCTATagaaatatatgactaaaaaatgAAATTCTATCATAATCAACAAAACCCACAATTTCAATGATCATAAAAAAATCCCTAATTGATTTCATAAAAAGGTTTCACTCGCTTTTTAGTATCCTTAGCTTAAATGTTTCATTTTTTGATTATAAAATCGCCACCTCTATTGTTTTTTCATGATTATGTACTTTCTTTTGTTGAAAAATAAAATGCCTATTttgcgctctctctctctctctctctctctctctctctctctctctctctctctctctctctctctctctctctctctctctctctctctctctctctctctctctctaatgatATTTATTAAATTGTATATTTAATACTAAGGATAACCTATATAAAGTGTGTGGATATATATCTTATTATATTGTAGTTTATATtactattataaaaataaaaaagatatttcttatttgtttgtttgtttatcttattataagaaaataataataattatctatatatctataactaaaataaaattatttaaaaatttaatcatTATCTTTATCccaaaataattataatatctatttattttaaattaattttaaattcttaaattgtttttttcttttttatgtacACCATCTATAATGCATATGCCACTTATGTCTATCAATAAATCAAACTTATATTATTTAAAATGAATGTTTTATTAAAAAGCATATTTACTAAACTTAAAaagtgaatgcacatgcattgttttttattctaaaaaattcaattaaaaattatAACTTAAAAGCAAATCGATCTTCTTATTAGTATGCATGAATAGTTTGAACAAAATTAGAACTTAAAAAATAAAagtatttgttttagttttaaatcAAAGTCGAAGGGATTTGATTTAGTAAAGAAATCACAAACTCTGAACCAAAacaaaatagattttatttttattaattttataaaaaaagattttttttattttaaaaataatgaaaatagaaTTTTTGTTATATTTTATGAAGATAAGGTTTTTAAATAAcagaaaataaaactaaaataaaatggatattatttaaaaaaaatagaaattctaTAAGAGAATGTTTTTTCTTTTTAAAGGTAAGAAAATTTATTGTAAATCTAATgttgttttttgtttaaaaaaaattattgtataaAAATTATGTTTTTTTCTCAAACATATAAATATTGTGAAGTAAAATTTGAGTAAGGAAataaaccatatcaatatcatctaagaaatcatatcaatatcatctacttCCAATCTAGAAGAGTTTGACCAGTAGAAGGAGGAGGATATAATTTCCAATCTACAAGAgtaaaccatatcaatatcatctatttCCAATGCAAAAAGTTTGATCAGTGGAAGAAGGAGGCGTTGGCAATGGGAAGAAATTCATGAGGTGAATAGAATCTTAAAAAATCCAATATTACTCTCACTCATTTTCCTGGGGAATGGAATGGTGTTGCTGATTGCTTGGCAAAATGGGCTTCTGATCATATTCATGATTGGAATTTAGGTCGGGGTCAACTACCCCCAGATTTGTCTCATCATTTGGATCACTTGGTTGATCTTGATAGGGCCATTTAAGGCCCTTGCTTTGTAAGGTTTCCctgttttaataaatttttacccccttGATGTTAAAAAAGATCcaatattacaattttttttggttATTAATCTTCTTCTAGCCATAGTGGGTTGTCATCCAATCATTTGTGGTGATTGGAAAATTGAGTTGTTGCTCTATTTTTACAAGAGACCAGAAGAATGGTTTTCAAATTTGATTATTATGTGATATATTAATGAAATGTCTATATTCTTAGATTAAGATATTATAAACTTTTtatgtaaatttaaatttaatataccATTTAATGAAAAATTGTACAGGATTATTCATCAGATGGCAAAGAAAAAGCTTCTTAAAGATCCAGTGAAACCCAAAAGTGAATTTGAAAAGAGAATCCATTGTCTTTTCAAGAAAGTTCATGAATTGTCTGTTCTTTGCAGAGCTCAGGTGTGTCTGATTGTTGAAGATGATAATAATAAAACTTCATATTGCTATAAAAATGATTCAGGGAGACATTCTGAGTTCACTGCTCTTGAATACAAGAAGCTCAATGTTGACAATGATAAGGTGAAGGTTTACAATCCTTCAACAGGGACATTTCATAACAAGCTTGAAAGTAATTTTCAATCTGCACAACCAGGGAATGAAGATCACATGTTGCCCATGGAATAGCTTGAAAAGTTTCTTTTGACGTGGAGGATGGACCTAATCCCTCTCTTCTTACATATGAGTTTCAGAATTGTACTTCTTCAATTCTTACTACTGTAAATCCTTATTATTAGATTAAGGAATGTATTAAATAATGATTTAAAATTGTTGCATATAATGTGTACTTATTCTTCAGCAATCCATACCTCAATAGAAGCAATTGCTTTGGTTATTATAAAATTTATTGCAgatcatatatttatttattcattattcATAACTAGCAatcgcactttggtgtgcaatgggtacgctgaAGAGGTGTGAAATgtcaattagaatttttttttttttttaagtttgcaCGTCTTTATGTACTTATTATAGCTTCACTCTTTAGATCTGGACACAATACTATTTCCCTTTTCATTTACAATCTTAGGCAATTTTTAACTTCAAAATATACATGGGAAAATTATGCTACCAACTTGTGTGTAGTTAGGtgtcttttttgtttgtttgattaaaTGGAGGTGTGAAAATGTTCAACAAAGCGTGCTAAGATTTGGCAAAATTATGGGATCAACTTGTGTGTAGTTAGGTGTCTGTTTTTTTGTTTGATTATATAGAGATGTGAAAATGTTCAACAAATCATGCTAAGATTTGGCAATAAAAGAGAAGGCATAGTATATAAATAAAGAAAGAGAATTCTAGAAGAGAGGATATCTTTGATATTGCATTTAAGTTAGTTTTGGACCTTGCAAAATATATGTAATTAACacagtatttttattttttttgtacacAGCCCCTGTGATTTGTATGATTTATATTAATTAAGATTTGACTACAAATATATTGCAATTGACAAAACATTACAAAATAATAATAGTATGCAAATATCCCTCACATTAATAGTTTGATATTATACAATCTTCCAACTCTAATGTAGAAATAGATATAACATAATTATTATCATTATGTCAAATTCTCACTTGATAATTTAAAATACATACAACTCATCACCttgaacaaaattttaaaaaaaactgtCATGAATAAACAAGCTTATGAATTCATACAGTTAATTTAAAATACATACAACTTGTCACCTGGAAGT includes:
- the LOC131037577 gene encoding uncharacterized protein LOC131037577, encoding MRIIHQMAKKKLLKDPVKPKSEFEKRIHCLFKKVHELSVLCRAQVCLIVEDDNNKTSYCYKNDSGRHSEFTALEYKKLNVDNDKVKVYNPSTGTFHNKLESNFQSAQPGNEDHMLPME